CACAAATGGTGACTTCTCCTGGAAGCCTTCTGGATTCCTCCCTGCTGGCATTGCTTGCTTCCTTCTCTGCACTCTCCAAGCTATACTACAGCAACATCATCATCTGGTTAACTGCGCGGGTCTGTTCCGGCCCTCCCACCACTGACTGAGTTTCTGGAGGCCAGGGAGCTTTCTTCAGCACAAGAGGCCCCGCGCTCCGCCGCCGGTCGACCGCTGAGGGCGAGGCCAGAAGGAACGGAAATGTGGCACGGTTCGGCAGTTCTCAGAGGCGCGCGCCTGCCCAAGTACGCACGCTCCGCTGGAGCCTGGGGTGGCCGGGCAGTCTTGGCCCAGACTTGTTTGCTGCGCTTCGGTGCACACAGGCACTGCGGTGCCAACCTCCTGGTTCCGCCCTCCCCCGGCAGGCGCCCACGCGTGACCTCGGCCGCCCACAGGCCTTCGACTCTTCCTGGACTCCAGGTCCCAGGCCACCCCGCTCCACCATGCGGATGATGAAGACAAAGTCCCCCGCAAGTCCCTCATGTGGGGCAAGTGGGAGGTACCACCTGGGGCGGGGCCTGGCTCCCCACTGAGCAGAGGTGTTGGCCAAGGCGCTCCCCCTAGTGGTAAGTACCCCCTGGTTCCCCCTCACAACCTCTGTAGTAAGTCACAGCCAGACGACCCCGCCCCACGTCTGCTGCAGCCTAGGAACCTGCCTCCCTGTTTCAGGCCCCGCCCCCTACAGCCTTCCCTCCTCGGAAGC
Above is a genomic segment from Piliocolobus tephrosceles isolate RC106 chromosome 5, ASM277652v3, whole genome shotgun sequence containing:
- the LOC111543147 gene encoding LOW QUALITY PROTEIN: putative uncharacterized protein encoded by LINC00336 (The sequence of the model RefSeq protein was modified relative to this genomic sequence to represent the inferred CDS: inserted 2 bases in 2 codons); its protein translation is MAELYRMGMGYRGGDKKRANSTLAVGAFFSTRGPALRRRSTAEGEARRNGNVARFGSSQRRAPAQVRTLRWSLGWPGSLGPDLFAALRCTQALRCQPPGSALPRQAPTRDLGRPQAFDSSWTPGPRPPRSTMRMMKTKSPASPSCGASGXVPPGAGPGSPLSRGVGQGAPPSETRFCHVAQAFLKLLSSSNPPTSASQSAGIIDVSHHTQPQVACLSDRXCSKVNRTVLSPHKGVPLQLTAAHASSQEVLATVPLHG